The following DNA comes from Agromyces mangrovi.
GCGGGCGAGCCCCAGCACCCGGAACCCGTGGGCAAGGCCGGCGGATGCCGCTGCGGTACCCAACCCCCGGTGCCAACGGGCCGATGGGCCGATCAGGAAGCCCAGCTCGCGTGCGTCGTCGGCGTCACCGTGGAGGTCGACGTATCCCACCGCCTCGCCGTCGTGGAGTGCGAGCAATCGGATCAGCAGCGGATCCGGCGCGGCGATAGCCTCCCGCCACCACAGGACCGCATCGTCGGGTGACGTGCGCACCCGCCATCCCGCGTGGGCGCAGAACACCGGATCGACCGCCCACGACGCGAGCGTCTCGGCGTCGGCGGCCTCCAGCGGGCGCAACTCGAGTTCCACGCGCCAAACCTAGCGAGCGGAGGGCGGGCTTGGACGATTGCGGGACGACGACCATGGGTGAGCACGACCGGTCGCGTCGTCGCCGGCGCACGACCTGCCCACCCTTCGTCGACTCCTCCACAGGACCCGCTCCTGGCAGACCTGTGGAGAGCGAAATCGCAGGTCACGGCTCGTATCTGAATGTCAGTGGCCCCTGCCACCATGAAGACATGGAAGCCCCCGTCGCAGCGCTGTCGAGAGACCTCGATGCGCTTCGCGATGCCTGGAACGGCGGGGTCCCGGCATTCGCCGGGCGATCGGCATCCCCTGCCACGGCACCCGCCGCACCCGCCCACTCCGCACCCGCCCACTCCGGAGCCGGCGACGACACCGAGTCCGCCGCCGAGTCCGCCGCCGACGCGGGGTTCGGCGCGGAGGCGGGGTTCGGCGACGACGCCGGGTTCGGCGATTCCGACGGCGCCGCAGCGTTCGGCGAACTGAGCGACGACGGGCTCGTGCGCGTGACCGCCGCGCTCTCGCAGGCGCGGCGCGACGTCGAGTCGCTGCTCGCCCAGGCGTCGGCGGAGGTCGCGCGGCGGTCGCGACGCGAACTCGGTGCCGACGGGCTCGCGAAGCAGCGTGGCTTCCACAACCCCGCGCGGCTCATCGCCGCATCCACCGGCGCCAGCACCGGCGACGCGGCGAAGCTCATCTCGGTCGGCACCGCCACCGCCGACCGCACGTCGTTCGTCGGCGAGCGGCTGCCGGCGAGGCACCCGCATGTCGCAGCCGCACTGCGCGCGGGCACGATCAGCGTCGACGCCGCCTCCGCGATCACGGGCATGCTCGAGCGGGTACGACTGCGGGCCGACCGCGTGCACGCCGAGCAGGTCGAGTCGGTGCTGGCCGGCCACGCCGCGATGCTCACGCTCGAGCAGTTGCAGCGCGCCGTGAAGCACGCTGAGGCGCGGCTCGATCCCGACGGCGTCGCGCCGCGCGAGGAGGAGCTGCGCGAGGAGCGCTCGCTCACCATCCGCGAGGAACGCGGCGGAATGGTCGTGCTGCGGGCGCGCCTCGACCCCGTCACGGCAGCGCCGGTGAAGGCCGCGATCGGCGCGTTCGTCACCGACGTGCTGCGCTCCGGTGGGTCCGACGAGTCCTGCGATGCGAGCGGTACGCACCCTCGATCGGAGGGCGGGCCACACCCGAGGCCGACTGTCGGCGGCATCGATCCGCTGACCGGAACCGTGACGAGCGGGGTGGCGGCGGGGCAGCGCACGATCCCGCAGCTCCAGGCCGACGCACTCGCAGCGCTCGCAGGGCACGTGATCGGATGCTCCGGGGCATCCGCTCCCCTCGCCCGCACCACCGTCGTGGTGCGCGTCGACCTCGCCGACCTCCAGGCGGGCACCGGCGTCGCCACGATCGACGGCATCGACCAGCCGATCCCGGCCGGCGCCGTGCGACGCATGGCCGCCGACGCGGAGGTGATCCCGGCCGTGATGGGCGGCGAGAGCGTGCCGCTCGACCTCGGCCGCGCCGCTCGGCTGTTCACGCGCGAGCAGCGCCTCGCGCTCGCCGAACGTGATGGGGGCTGCGCCTCGTGCGGCCAGAA
Coding sequences within:
- a CDS encoding GNAT family N-acetyltransferase, producing the protein MELELRPLEAADAETLASWAVDPVFCAHAGWRVRTSPDDAVLWWREAIAAPDPLLIRLLALHDGEAVGYVDLHGDADDARELGFLIGPSARWHRGLGTAAASAGLAHGFRVLGLARIWAEAVQANVHSVRVLRRVGMRETGAGGAEDFLGTSSRYRRFELTSAEWAERPAPQ
- a CDS encoding HNH endonuclease signature motif containing protein encodes the protein MEAPVAALSRDLDALRDAWNGGVPAFAGRSASPATAPAAPAHSAPAHSGAGDDTESAAESAADAGFGAEAGFGDDAGFGDSDGAAAFGELSDDGLVRVTAALSQARRDVESLLAQASAEVARRSRRELGADGLAKQRGFHNPARLIAASTGASTGDAAKLISVGTATADRTSFVGERLPARHPHVAAALRAGTISVDAASAITGMLERVRLRADRVHAEQVESVLAGHAAMLTLEQLQRAVKHAEARLDPDGVAPREEELREERSLTIREERGGMVVLRARLDPVTAAPVKAAIGAFVTDVLRSGGSDESCDASGTHPRSEGGPHPRPTVGGIDPLTGTVTSGVAAGQRTIPQLQADALAALAGHVIGCSGASAPLARTTVVVRVDLADLQAGTGVATIDGIDQPIPAGAVRRMAADAEVIPAVMGGESVPLDLGRAARLFTREQRLALAERDGGCASCGQNVTWAEAHHIRWWERDAGPTDLDNGVMLCSFCHHSVHREGWGVSVRDGTVWFVPPPHVDPTQRPRLGGLARFDVPARVA